Genomic window (Rathayibacter sp. VKM Ac-2760):
GAGGGTGATACGCCCTGCGCGGCTTGCTCGATCAGCAGAGAGGCGCTCGAACGGTGGGGAGCGCTCGGGCGCTGCAGAACATCAGCTGAGAAGGGGTGGCCTCCGCTGTCAGGGGAGGGACCCTGCTCTCAGCTGATGTTGTGCGCACCCCTGCTGGTCGAGTAGCCCCGCAGGGGCGTATCGAGACCCGGCGTCGTCAGCGCGGTGGTCTGCAAGCTGCTCGTCTAGAGCTGGTGGATCTCGATACGCCCGCTTCGCGGGCTACTCGATCAGCATGAGATATAGGGCGGCTTCCCTTCCGAGGAGCCTCCGCAAAAGGTGGAGGAGCCGCCGGTGAACGGCGTCGAAGACTCCACTCCGCGTGGAGGCGTCATCCGGGATGCGAGGCTGGAAACCTGACCGCAACACGGTTTGTCCGTGCATCGGGGAGTCGGCGCCCCCGCGCCGCGGAAATCCTCCGTGCGACGACGCGCCGGAGCCGCCGACTGCGGTCGACTGGGTCAGCGCCTTCCCCCGGGCGCGCCTTCCCCCCGGCCCGCCCCACCCGCGGCCCGCCCCACGCCCCGCCCCCGACCACTCTTGGAGCCCGCATGCCCCGCACCGCCCCGTCCCGGTCCCGCCTCCGCTCCGTGCTCGGCGCGCTCGCCGTCGCCGTCGTCGCCAGCACGACCCTCGCCGCCTGCTCGGGCACGTCCGACGCCTCCGCGTCCGGCGACGAGGGCTCGTTCGGCGAGGCCACGATGCAGCTCTCCTGGGTGCCTCACGTCGAGTTCGCGGGGGAGTACCTCGCCGACGCGAACGGCTACTTCACCGACGCCGGCTTCGACTCCGTCACGCTCACCCCCGGCGGCACCGGCGCGACCGGCGCCGAGACCGCCATCGCGAGCGGCTCCGCCTTCGCCGGTGTCTCCTCGCCGCTGATCACCGGCCCCGCGATCTCGGAGGGCGCCGAGATGAAGATCGTCGGCGCGACCTACCAGAAGAACCCGTTCGCGATCGTCTCGCTGACCGACGCCCCGATCGAGACCCCCGAGGACATGGTCGGCAAGACCATCGGCGTCAGCGACAGCAACGACCTGGTCTGGCGCGCCTTCCTCGCCGCCAACGAGATCGACGAGGGCGACGTCACCCGCGTCCCGCTCACCGACTCCACCCTGCTCACCACCGGCCAGGTGGACGGCTACATCGGCTACGCGACCGCCGGCGCGAACACCCTCAACCAGCGCGGCTTCTCGGCGCAGCAGTTCCTGCTCGCCGACACCGGTCTGCCGATGGTCGGCGAGACCATCGTCGTGGCGCAGCAGAGCATCGACGACGAGCGCGAGAAGGTCAAGGCGCTGCTCTACGCGGTCGCCCGCGGCTGGCAGGACGCCGTCGCCGACCCGGACGCGACCGCCGCGACCGTCGTCGCCGACTACGCCGCCGACCAGAACTACAAGGTCGAGGAGCAGGC
Coding sequences:
- a CDS encoding ABC transporter substrate-binding protein, whose amino-acid sequence is MPRTAPSRSRLRSVLGALAVAVVASTTLAACSGTSDASASGDEGSFGEATMQLSWVPHVEFAGEYLADANGYFTDAGFDSVTLTPGGTGATGAETAIASGSAFAGVSSPLITGPAISEGAEMKIVGATYQKNPFAIVSLTDAPIETPEDMVGKTIGVSDSNDLVWRAFLAANEIDEGDVTRVPLTDSTLLTTGQVDGYIGYATAGANTLNQRGFSAQQFLLADTGLPMVGETIVVAQQSIDDEREKVKALLYAVARGWQDAVADPDATAATVVADYAADQNYKVEEQAQVMVTQTGLISTPDTDANGLLTITPQLQEESVASLALTGIELDADELFDTTLIDEVYEEHPELLEG